The Streptomyces canus DNA segment TCTCCACAGTGATTCCGGTCGTGGTGGAGGCCCGCTTCTGCCGGCGTTTGCGCACTTGTGGCTGCCAGCGGGCCCGTACCGCGTCGTTGATCTTCGCGGCGATGTCGGGGCGGGCGTGTTTGCGGGCGCCGCGCCGGTAGCGGTTGACGGAGTCGGCGGTGACGCCGATCTCCTGCGCGACGGCCTTGGCGCTGCCCAGCTGCCGGATCAGGTAGCCGATCTGCCCTTTGAGTGTCTTCGGCGGCTGGCGGGTGAAGCTCTCCCGGTCGGCCCGCTCGATCGCGTCGTCGATCTCCCCCACAGCTTTACTCTCCTTCGTCGAGGACGGCGTCGCCGCCCTTGATGTGGCGGGCGGGGTTGTAGCCCTGCTCCATCAGGTCGACCGCCCAGAGCATGGACTGGACGCCCTCGAGCTTGGCCAGACCCGGGGTGGGTCCGAGGCGGAAGCCGCCCGGCTGGGGCTTGCCGGAGGCGGCGTACGGGAGGAAGTCCAGCGGCGAGTCGCCTGGGCTGGGATAGACGACGCAGTCGGAGAGTACGGCGAGCGGGTACAGGCCCGTCATGGTGGCCATGTTGCGCAGTTTGCGGTGCATGTTGATGCGGGCCTTGGAGATGACGGCGGCGCGGATGTCGGGGCGCCAGGTCGGCCGCTGGAGGGCCGGCCACCGCTCGCCCTCCTTGTAGCGCTTGCCCTGGGGGCGTTCGCGCAGCTTGCCGATACCGCCCTTCACGGTCGCCTTGATGGCGGCGAGCACGGCCGCCATCGCCGGGTCGACGTCCTTGTGCCGCTCCATCGCCGCCAGGAACTCCGCGTCGGTCAGGTCCTTGGTGACGCCGAGGTCGGCGAGGGTGTCGACGTAGGCGGTCTTCAATCGGTCGTGCCACGGATCCAGGTAGGCGCCGGTCTCGCGGCGCAGGTACCCCTCGATCGGGGCGACGTTGTAGCCGAGCTCCTGGGCGTAGGCGACGGTGTGCGTCTGATACCAGGCCGGTCCCGTCGGCCGGGTGCCGTCCGGCGTGAACGGCGAGGGCAGACGCGGGTCCACCTCCACGTGGGAGAGATCGACCAGCCAGGAGCCGGGGATCTTCGGGTTGAACGTCGGGGCGTGGAAGTGGTCCGGGGCGGACAGGCCGACGACCAGGCGGGCCGCGGCGGCGAGGAACGCGGTGTTCAGGTCCAGGCCGACCGCGTACGGCAGCGTGCACTCCTCATCCGTCAGCAGGCTGACGTCGCGCACCCACTGGTACGCCTCCTCGTTCAGGAACCCGCCGCTCCAGCCGGAGTTCACGACGACGGGGTGTTCGGCGGTGGCCTCCGGCGGCGCGGGGTCCATCGGCTCCGTCCCGAGCGAGCCGGGGTTGTGGC contains these protein-coding regions:
- the tpg gene encoding telomere-protecting terminal protein Tpg, whose product is MGEIDDAIERADRESFTRQPPKTLKGQIGYLIRQLGSAKAVAQEIGVTADSVNRYRRGARKHARPDIAAKINDAVRARWQPQVRKRRQKRASTTTGITVETRARFGYTAPIGTTDDGRFRRLTVHLPPTYAQRLFDARNTGASDQHMRQIIAEGLKDVYFQDGGTRATGLSDVTLNDIDYLDLDY
- the tap gene encoding telomere-associated protein Tap, with the protein product MPSEEELFASVDALLNEEPHLPPPTERARLREAAGITQARLATALKTTTQSVKNWENGRSEPKSPRLDAYQRLLNGWAAKHPAPNAPSATAKAPTAPTPPATPEAESADAPPSDVPGAGPGRPATRSGATSRRQAVEKAARPGADPRFPHGPLAVLDGDGSAYGTGGIVLDCPATTVVELVEWTLRESGLGAPRLHRNGKDSDPLIVLTAAAAVKLGLPERLEGHEQRRSLRLAEDHPVVKQVVKAKWRLTQRGFGPWARIYRKAQGRERQCVQLAVLSWDALDERSWPGVTEMEPADVARVLGIYAQRVITPRGSTAVSGLELMTALRPPTRAVQDPQTGNWVPGHNPGSLGTEPMDPAPPEATAEHPVVVNSGWSGGFLNEEAYQWVRDVSLLTDEECTLPYAVGLDLNTAFLAAAARLVVGLSAPDHFHAPTFNPKIPGSWLVDLSHVEVDPRLPSPFTPDGTRPTGPAWYQTHTVAYAQELGYNVAPIEGYLRRETGAYLDPWHDRLKTAYVDTLADLGVTKDLTDAEFLAAMERHKDVDPAMAAVLAAIKATVKGGIGKLRERPQGKRYKEGERWPALQRPTWRPDIRAAVISKARINMHRKLRNMATMTGLYPLAVLSDCVVYPSPGDSPLDFLPYAASGKPQPGGFRLGPTPGLAKLEGVQSMLWAVDLMEQGYNPARHIKGGDAVLDEGE